A DNA window from Haliovirga abyssi contains the following coding sequences:
- a CDS encoding manganese efflux pump MntP — protein MNIIKNVPNYKCDLERIMIMSLVSILLIAIGLAMDAFAVSISSGIAIKNLKIGHSIKIGSFFGVFQAIMPILGWLAGNSFVKYAGKYSRWVAFLLLLFIGGKMIYESFVIEESEAKKDVLSMINLLLLAIATSIDALAVGVTFSLLKIDVMEPSVIIGIVTFFISVIGVYLGNKLGDLFGNKIEIIGGIILIGIGVKILVVG, from the coding sequence GTGAACATTATTAAAAATGTTCCTAATTACAAATGTGATTTAGAAAGGATTATGATTATGAGCTTAGTTTCAATTTTATTAATAGCGATAGGGCTAGCAATGGATGCTTTTGCAGTTTCGATTTCAAGTGGAATTGCAATAAAAAATTTAAAAATAGGACATTCTATAAAAATAGGTAGTTTTTTTGGAGTGTTTCAGGCTATAATGCCAATTTTAGGATGGCTTGCAGGGAATAGTTTTGTGAAATATGCTGGTAAATATTCAAGATGGGTTGCATTTTTATTGTTGCTTTTTATTGGAGGTAAAATGATTTATGAATCATTTGTAATAGAGGAATCAGAAGCTAAAAAAGATGTTTTGAGTATGATAAATTTATTATTATTGGCAATAGCTACTAGTATAGATGCTTTAGCAGTGGGAGTAACATTTTCATTATTAAAAATAGATGTAATGGAGCCATCTGTGATAATTGGGATAGTTACATTTTTCATCTCTGTAATTGGTGTATATCTTGGGAATAAATTGGGTGATTTATTTGGAAATAAAATAGAGATTATAGGTGGGATTATATTAATCGGAATAGGTGTGAAGATATTGGTTGTAGGGTAG
- a CDS encoding glycoside hydrolase family 15 protein — translation MAREIVLGNENLILTYDSNLCIRDIYFPHIGEENHLEEDKNRIGFWVDGKFSWVDEEWEKNIKYMKDSLVSDIVASTEYLNIKIREKSTVHYKKNIFLRKIEVENLNKEDKEIMVFFHHNLKLYGKNKNNTGLYDPITKGIIQYKKRRYFIFNGMVDGQSMYEYNIENITLGEGYNYKDAEDGKLEMNSIAQGRINSLFSLKTFIKANSKKTFYYWIGAGKNFEDMRELNNFVLSRGIENLIEETDNFWKNFINKRELDFSNLDYKFKDLFKKSIMVIKSHINENGALISSVDYEHVQFNRDTYNYIWPREAALGAMALDEAGYTEVSRRIFKFLTSVITKGGFFWNKYHSNGSMASSSHSWIVKGELQLPIQEDHTSMLLIALYKHYKISKDMKFIEDIYDDLIEPSLNFLVEYINEGTKMPFSSYDIWEEKKGIHFYTIASIYEALVVSKEFIEIFDRDGLREKIDKSINYLDNLFEKFWIEKEKRFVTTITENGDREDKKDIKYDSSMLLTLLFDNFYDKYKERLLLTSEKTVDKLWIKSEIGGMARFNNDRYHQLTRDIKNIPGNPWVYTTLLAGFYYLKIDNFEKVKEILEWAEDKTLDSGILAEQVHPHTGESISIAPYILSHSMYILLVNEYVKKTGKKLIGNV, via the coding sequence GTGGCTAGAGAGATTGTTCTTGGAAATGAAAATTTGATCTTAACTTATGATTCTAATTTATGTATTCGAGATATATATTTCCCTCATATTGGGGAGGAAAATCATCTTGAAGAGGACAAAAATAGGATAGGATTTTGGGTAGATGGTAAATTTTCTTGGGTAGATGAAGAATGGGAAAAAAATATAAAATATATGAAGGATTCTTTAGTATCAGATATTGTCGCAAGTACAGAATATTTGAATATAAAAATCAGAGAAAAATCAACAGTACATTATAAAAAGAATATTTTTTTGAGAAAAATTGAAGTTGAAAATTTAAATAAAGAAGATAAAGAGATTATGGTGTTTTTTCATCATAATCTAAAATTATATGGAAAAAATAAAAATAATACAGGGCTTTATGATCCAATTACAAAGGGGATAATTCAATATAAAAAAAGAAGATATTTTATTTTTAATGGGATGGTAGATGGACAGTCAATGTATGAATATAACATAGAGAATATTACATTAGGAGAAGGATATAATTATAAAGATGCAGAAGATGGTAAATTAGAGATGAATTCAATTGCACAAGGAAGAATAAATAGTTTATTTAGTTTGAAAACTTTTATAAAAGCTAATTCTAAAAAAACTTTTTATTATTGGATAGGTGCAGGGAAAAATTTTGAAGATATGAGAGAATTAAATAATTTTGTATTAAGTAGAGGGATAGAAAATTTAATAGAAGAAACAGATAATTTTTGGAAAAATTTTATAAATAAGAGGGAACTTGATTTTAGTAATTTAGATTATAAATTTAAAGATTTATTTAAAAAAAGTATAATGGTTATAAAAAGTCATATTAATGAAAATGGAGCATTAATAAGTTCTGTTGATTATGAACATGTTCAATTTAATAGAGATACATATAATTATATATGGCCAAGAGAAGCCGCTTTAGGAGCAATGGCTTTGGATGAAGCAGGATATACAGAAGTTAGTAGGAGAATATTTAAATTTTTAACTAGCGTGATAACAAAAGGTGGTTTTTTTTGGAATAAATATCATTCAAATGGATCTATGGCTTCTAGTTCACATTCTTGGATAGTAAAAGGAGAGTTACAGCTTCCAATACAAGAAGATCATACATCTATGCTATTAATCGCATTATATAAACATTATAAAATATCAAAAGATATGAAGTTTATAGAAGATATTTATGATGATTTGATAGAACCATCATTAAATTTCTTAGTGGAGTATATTAATGAAGGAACTAAAATGCCATTTTCGAGTTATGATATTTGGGAAGAAAAAAAAGGGATACATTTTTATACAATAGCTTCAATATATGAAGCATTAGTAGTTTCAAAAGAGTTTATAGAAATTTTTGATAGAGATGGATTAAGAGAAAAAATTGATAAATCTATAAATTATTTGGATAATTTATTTGAAAAATTTTGGATTGAAAAAGAAAAAAGATTTGTAACAACTATTACAGAGAATGGAGATAGAGAAGATAAAAAGGATATTAAATATGATAGTAGTATGTTATTAACTTTGTTATTTGATAATTTTTATGATAAATATAAAGAGAGATTATTATTAACTTCTGAAAAAACAGTAGATAAATTATGGATAAAAAGTGAAATTGGTGGAATGGCAAGATTTAATAATGATAGGTATCATCAATTAACAAGAGATATAAAAAATATACCTGGAAATCCTTGGGTATATACAACATTATTAGCAGGATTTTATTATTTGAAAATAGATAACTTTGAAAAAGTTAAAGAGATATTAGAATGGGCAGAAGATAAAACTTTAGATTCAGGAATTTTAGCAGAGCAAGTACATCCTCATACTGGAGAATCAATTTCAATAGCACCTTATATATTAAGCCATTCTATGTATATTTTGTTAGTAAATGAATATGTGAAAAAGACAGGAAAAAAATTAATAGGGAATGTTTAA
- a CDS encoding ABC-ATPase domain-containing protein — MKRLNTKLREIDGKGYRAYKDIKGRYNFNDYILEIIKVQGDPFASPSLLKVEIDLKKYGYNSEMYSNISKKVAFEDYVSRVFEKAIWKEAKGKRGTGKSGAIFIYRNGQEILKRSSVEIENDILQIRFYMGLPAAGRRVLSKEAKEMIFVELPNVVKYLKKEKVGYENLTKHIKVNERSDYIREEIKKRKLVAFIANESILPRESGVSEKPLKNAIKFMSPKEFEIELELQNGDKIKGMGIKEGITIITGGGFHGKSTLLDAIEKGIYNHIPNDGREMVITNYNAVKIRAEDGRGISGVDITPFINNLPYGKSTENFYTENASGSTSQAANIIESMELGAELLLIDEDTSATNFMMRDVKIQEIIKKEKEPITPFVERIQAMYEKSGISTIVVVGGLGDYFDIADTVLMLDEYKVKDITKEAKAVIEKYKDYSITKEILDEEVKVRNRYLDIKNIGKIIEKKDKIKSRDLDEIIIGTEEVDLRYLEQLVEKGQVEFIGNVIKYIINKNSGKLLLKDILQKIEEEINSQNITKFLKYESGNMVFARRFEIGATINRIRKRIF; from the coding sequence ATGAAAAGGCTTAATACAAAATTAAGAGAGATAGATGGCAAAGGTTATAGAGCATACAAAGATATAAAAGGAAGATATAATTTTAATGATTATATTTTGGAAATAATTAAAGTTCAAGGAGATCCATTTGCATCTCCTTCATTACTTAAAGTAGAGATAGATTTAAAAAAATATGGATATAATAGTGAAATGTATTCAAATATTTCAAAAAAAGTAGCATTTGAAGATTATGTAAGTAGAGTTTTTGAAAAAGCAATTTGGAAAGAAGCAAAAGGTAAAAGAGGAACAGGTAAAAGCGGGGCTATATTTATTTATAGAAATGGGCAAGAGATATTAAAAAGAAGTTCTGTGGAAATAGAAAATGATATATTGCAAATTAGATTTTATATGGGATTGCCTGCTGCAGGGAGAAGAGTTTTATCAAAAGAGGCTAAAGAGATGATTTTTGTAGAGTTACCTAATGTTGTAAAATATTTAAAAAAAGAAAAAGTTGGATATGAAAATTTAACAAAACATATAAAGGTAAATGAAAGAAGTGATTATATTAGAGAAGAGATAAAAAAAAGAAAATTAGTTGCATTTATTGCAAATGAATCAATATTACCAAGAGAGAGTGGAGTTAGTGAGAAGCCGTTAAAAAATGCTATAAAATTTATGTCTCCAAAAGAATTTGAAATTGAATTGGAACTACAAAATGGAGATAAAATAAAAGGGATGGGAATAAAAGAAGGGATAACAATTATAACTGGCGGTGGATTTCACGGAAAAAGTACTTTATTAGATGCAATTGAAAAAGGGATATATAATCATATACCTAATGATGGTAGAGAAATGGTGATAACAAATTATAATGCAGTAAAAATAAGAGCAGAAGATGGAAGAGGAATATCAGGAGTAGATATAACTCCATTTATAAATAATTTGCCATATGGGAAAAGTACAGAAAATTTTTATACAGAAAATGCAAGTGGATCAACTTCGCAAGCTGCTAATATAATAGAAAGTATGGAATTAGGTGCAGAACTATTATTAATTGATGAAGATACATCAGCTACAAATTTTATGATGAGAGATGTAAAAATACAAGAGATAATAAAAAAAGAAAAAGAACCAATAACTCCATTTGTAGAGAGAATTCAAGCAATGTATGAAAAAAGTGGAATATCTACAATTGTTGTAGTTGGTGGATTAGGAGATTATTTTGATATTGCAGATACAGTTTTAATGTTGGATGAGTATAAAGTAAAAGATATAACAAAAGAAGCTAAGGCTGTAATAGAAAAATATAAAGACTATTCAATAACAAAAGAAATTTTGGATGAAGAGGTAAAAGTTAGAAATAGATATTTGGATATAAAAAATATTGGAAAAATTATAGAAAAAAAAGATAAAATCAAAAGTAGAGATTTGGATGAAATAATTATAGGGACAGAAGAAGTTGATTTGAGATATCTGGAACAACTTGTAGAAAAGGGACAAGTTGAATTTATTGGAAATGTGATAAAATATATAATAAATAAAAATAGTGGAAAATTATTATTAAAAGATATTTTGCAAAAGATAGAAGAAGAGATAAATTCTCAAAATATAACTAAATTTTTAAAATATGAAAGTGGGAATATGGTATTTGCAAGGAGATTTGAGATAGGGGCTACGATAAATAGAATTAGGAAGAGGATATTTTAA
- a CDS encoding ABC transporter permease subunit, giving the protein MNLNGKRSKKFMLFFLLFLVFSFLLRWHATIKLGIDFDENVYVPIAKKYADYLKLGDFYKIITFKENIEHPILIKLIYGIGIYLASLFGMDVTTFIAQINISRIISVLFSVAHLALIYLINPIAGIFMAVSTWQIKYSAEAMLDSGATFFATLAILAFIKMNGKKFDKYFLISAMAIGMAFASKYITATTAITILPFLFIKTKKNRKLFFIYGIVAFATFFIFDPILWTDTFHRLKESILFHKNYSTGEFVKKAGFPFYMQMIWLLQSVPWKPFNAFFIRIDSLIFIGAVFGAKALYKKNRILGTWFFVNAIFLIIYPTKWPQYTLIFIPVMSIAAAEFYSKLYIKLKELYIEKIEDNIENKSGRKWLYVIIFGWSVILYSIYNIIISVMKAQNMVKSENSVMPFIFIMLGLAVVFIGTVKLIKFMTKEKIEKYKKASLAYKFIFPAILGTIILTLFPVILSIYLSFTDYSLETGYANFNFIELGNYMWILLNKDSIFWNVAFMTLWWSIWNILFGLGLGLGLALILNKKTLRFRRFYISILMITWAIPSYITAYMWKIILNKKYGIFNMILAPFLSIFGIGKVDWLNRSFIKVDDVIKIPILRDIIGTVFATQGYFVSLPFFSATVVNIWLSFPFLMIVSLSGLKSISDEYYEASSIDGATKWQQFRHITLPLLKPVIMPGVILSIIWTFNQFNVINILRSRKSNMTILMELNYWPFREGWYGYAAAFSIIVFIILMFYVKIVMRFFKEENYKKI; this is encoded by the coding sequence ATGAATTTGAATGGAAAAAGATCAAAAAAATTTATGCTGTTTTTTCTTCTTTTCCTTGTTTTTTCTTTTCTACTGAGATGGCATGCTACTATTAAACTTGGAATTGATTTTGATGAAAATGTGTATGTACCAATTGCAAAAAAATATGCTGATTATTTGAAATTAGGAGATTTTTATAAGATTATAACTTTTAAAGAGAATATAGAGCATCCTATTTTGATTAAATTAATATATGGAATAGGGATATATTTAGCAAGTCTATTTGGAATGGATGTTACAACATTTATTGCACAGATTAATATATCAAGAATTATATCCGTTTTATTTTCTGTAGCACATCTTGCTCTTATATATCTAATAAATCCAATTGCAGGAATATTTATGGCAGTTTCAACCTGGCAAATAAAATATTCAGCAGAAGCAATGTTAGATAGTGGAGCTACATTTTTTGCTACTTTAGCAATACTTGCTTTTATTAAAATGAATGGTAAAAAATTTGATAAATATTTTTTGATTTCAGCTATGGCTATAGGAATGGCTTTTGCATCAAAATATATAACTGCAACAACTGCAATAACAATATTGCCATTTTTATTTATAAAAACGAAAAAGAATAGAAAACTGTTTTTTATATATGGAATAGTGGCATTTGCAACATTTTTTATTTTTGATCCTATATTATGGACAGATACATTTCATAGGCTGAAAGAATCAATACTTTTTCATAAAAATTATTCTACTGGGGAATTTGTAAAAAAAGCAGGATTTCCTTTTTATATGCAAATGATATGGCTTTTACAAAGTGTTCCATGGAAGCCATTTAATGCTTTTTTTATAAGAATAGATTCTTTGATTTTTATTGGAGCTGTATTTGGAGCAAAAGCTCTTTATAAAAAAAATCGAATTTTAGGGACATGGTTTTTTGTAAATGCAATATTTTTAATTATTTATCCTACAAAATGGCCACAATATACACTTATTTTTATACCTGTAATGAGTATCGCTGCTGCAGAATTTTATTCAAAATTATATATAAAATTAAAAGAATTATATATAGAAAAAATTGAAGATAATATAGAAAATAAATCTGGTAGGAAATGGTTATATGTGATAATATTTGGTTGGAGTGTAATTTTATATAGCATTTATAATATAATAATAAGTGTAATGAAAGCACAAAATATGGTGAAAAGTGAAAATTCAGTTATGCCATTTATATTTATAATGTTAGGGCTTGCAGTAGTTTTTATTGGAACTGTAAAATTAATTAAATTTATGACAAAAGAAAAGATTGAAAAATATAAAAAAGCTTCTCTTGCATATAAATTTATTTTTCCAGCAATATTAGGAACTATAATTTTAACTTTATTCCCTGTAATATTATCAATATATTTATCTTTTACAGATTATTCATTAGAAACAGGTTATGCTAATTTTAATTTTATTGAACTTGGGAACTATATGTGGATATTACTTAATAAAGACTCTATATTTTGGAATGTAGCTTTTATGACTTTATGGTGGAGTATATGGAATATACTATTTGGATTGGGACTTGGATTAGGGTTAGCTCTTATATTAAATAAAAAAACGCTTAGATTTAGAAGATTTTATATAAGTATATTAATGATAACTTGGGCAATTCCAAGTTATATAACTGCATATATGTGGAAAATAATTTTAAATAAAAAATATGGTATTTTTAATATGATATTAGCTCCATTTTTATCTATATTTGGAATAGGCAAAGTAGATTGGTTAAATAGATCATTTATAAAAGTAGATGATGTAATTAAAATACCAATATTGCGAGATATTATAGGAACGGTTTTCGCGACACAAGGATATTTTGTTTCATTGCCATTTTTCTCAGCAACAGTTGTAAATATATGGCTTAGTTTTCCATTTTTAATGATAGTTTCTTTGTCAGGATTAAAATCAATTTCAGATGAATATTATGAAGCTTCTAGTATAGATGGAGCTACAAAATGGCAACAATTTAGGCATATAACATTACCATTATTAAAACCTGTTATAATGCCAGGAGTTATTTTAAGTATAATATGGACATTTAATCAATTTAATGTAATAAACATATTAAGAAGTAGAAAAAGCAATATGACAATATTAATGGAGCTTAATTATTGGCCTTTTAGAGAAGGATGGTATGGGTATGCAGCTGCATTTTCAATAATAGTATTTATAATTTTGATGTTTTATGTTAAAATTGTAATGAGGTTTTTTAAGGAAGAGAATTATAAAAAAATATAA
- the rhuM gene encoding virulence protein RhuM/Fic/DOC family protein, with translation MAELFGKDRTVITRHINNIFKEGELDKNSVSANFAHTASDRKVYDTLYYNLDVIISVGYRVKSKRGTQFRIWATNLLKQHLIKGYTINEKRLKEQNQKLLDLQSTIRILERTVETKKVDLEEAKGLLKVISDYTYALTILDEYDHQEVKMRDTSKKEAYLLNYEEAMNVIESMKNEFTTDLFGNGKDESFKSSLGAIYQTAFGEEVYPSIEEKAANLLYFIVKNHSFSDGNKIFI, from the coding sequence ATGGCTGAGTTATTTGGAAAAGATAGAACAGTAATTACAAGACATATAAATAATATTTTTAAAGAAGGAGAACTAGATAAAAATTCAGTTAGTGCAAATTTTGCACATACTGCCAGTGATAGGAAAGTATATGATACTTTATACTATAATCTTGATGTAATAATATCAGTTGGATATAGAGTAAAATCAAAAAGAGGTACTCAATTTAGAATATGGGCTACTAATTTATTAAAACAACATTTAATAAAAGGATATACAATAAATGAAAAAAGATTAAAAGAACAAAATCAAAAATTATTAGATTTGCAGAGTACAATAAGAATACTTGAAAGAACAGTTGAGACTAAAAAAGTTGATTTGGAAGAAGCTAAAGGGCTTTTAAAAGTAATTTCTGATTATACTTATGCACTTACAATACTTGATGAATATGACCATCAAGAAGTTAAAATGAGAGATACAAGTAAAAAAGAGGCATATCTTTTAAATTATGAAGAAGCAATGAATGTAATAGAAAGTATGAAAAATGAATTCACAACTGATTTATTTGGAAATGGGAAAGATGAATCATTTAAGAGTTCTCTTGGAGCAATATATCAAACAGCTTTTGGGGAAGAAGTTTATCCAAGTATTGAGGAAAAGGCAGCAAATCTTCTATACTTTATTGTGAAAAATCATTCATTTAGTGATGGAAATAAAATTTTTATATAA
- the rhuM gene encoding virulence protein RhuM/Fic/DOC family protein, translating to MENKEVMFYKTDDGDISIDVNLKEETVWLSLNQISDLFERDKSVISRHIRNIYNSEELMRDSTVAFFATVQSEGGREVKREIEYFNLDLIISVGYRVNSKRGTQFRIWATNLLKQHLINGYTINEKRLKEQNQKLKDLQTTMKILNRTIENQKIELGEAKGLLKVISEYTYALTILDEYDHQILQIGKTTKKEAYILRYEEAMKVIESMKSEFPSDLFGNEKDDSFKGSLGAIYQTAFGEEVYPSIEEKASNLLYFVVKNHSFSDGNKRIAAAIFIYFMRINNIIYKEDGSKRIADNALVAITLMIAESRPQEKDIIVKVLVNLINEDN from the coding sequence ATGGAGAATAAAGAGGTAATGTTTTATAAAACAGATGATGGGGATATTTCTATTGATGTTAATTTAAAAGAGGAGACTGTATGGCTAAGTTTAAATCAAATTTCTGACTTATTTGAAAGAGATAAATCAGTAATTTCGAGACATATAAGAAATATTTATAATAGTGAAGAGTTAATGAGAGATTCAACTGTTGCATTTTTTGCAACAGTTCAAAGTGAAGGCGGAAGAGAAGTAAAAAGAGAAATAGAATATTTTAATTTAGATTTAATTATTTCAGTAGGTTATAGGGTGAATTCAAAAAGAGGTACTCAATTTAGAATTTGGGCAACAAATCTATTAAAACAACATTTGATAAACGGATATACAATAAATGAAAAAAGACTAAAAGAACAAAATCAAAAGTTAAAAGATTTGCAAACTACAATGAAAATATTAAATAGAACTATTGAAAATCAAAAAATAGAATTAGGAGAAGCAAAAGGTCTTTTAAAAGTAATTTCCGAATATACATATGCTCTTACTATACTTGATGAATATGATCATCAGATATTACAAATTGGAAAAACTACAAAAAAAGAAGCGTATATATTAAGATATGAAGAAGCAATGAAAGTAATAGAAAGTATGAAATCAGAATTTCCAAGTGATTTATTTGGTAATGAAAAAGATGATTCCTTTAAAGGTTCATTAGGGGCAATTTATCAAACGGCTTTTGGAGAAGAAGTATATCCAAGTATAGAGGAAAAAGCATCTAATTTGTTATATTTTGTTGTGAAAAATCATTCCTTTTCAGATGGGAATAAAAGAATTGCAGCTGCAATATTTATATATTTTATGAGAATTAATAATATAATTTATAAGGAAGATGGGAGCAAAAGAATAGCTGACAATGCACTTGTGGCTATTACACTTATGATAGCAGAAAGTAGACCGCAAGAAAAAGATATTATTGTGAAAGTGTTGGTGAATTTGATAAATGAAGATAATTGA
- a CDS encoding DUF4139 domain-containing protein, with product MKRILILLMIISNMAFAEYSSTSKDIQENSLTIYNGGFGLVREIRDSSNISNSEKIINYLDVAQKIEPDSIIVNGVNILSLNYEYDLVSMNKLLEKYIGEDVIYTKNKSKINCTLLSVKGGIVLKDKKSGEIYLGVGVDKIILPKMIEGLRLKPALIWDIEEGTSSNELEVSYLTKGIKWEANYVINLENKRLNLIGWVNINNNSGKDYKNTKLKLIAGDVNRANNNEGLFLMKRSMLASNSPKDNFKEKSFFDYHMYTLNRNLNVKNNQSKQIKFISGNNIKYKKYYSYSNTNKETKVIVSFENSKNNGLGIAFPKGKIKIYKKDLEDNSSEFVGEDRINHTPKDENIKVVAGKVFDVKVEYKEINYKKISKRIYEKTIKYTIKNHKNEKIKINIEHSLYGDWEMLNSNTKYVKDSIKKIIFPIDINRDSTYVLKFTYRVKR from the coding sequence ATGAAAAGAATATTAATATTATTAATGATTATCAGTAATATGGCATTTGCAGAATATAGTTCTACTTCAAAAGATATCCAAGAAAACAGTTTAACAATATATAATGGTGGCTTTGGATTAGTTAGGGAAATTAGAGATAGTTCAAATATTTCAAACAGCGAGAAGATTATAAATTATTTAGATGTAGCTCAAAAAATAGAGCCTGATTCTATAATTGTTAACGGAGTTAATATTTTATCTTTAAATTATGAGTATGATTTAGTTAGTATGAATAAATTATTAGAAAAATATATAGGCGAAGATGTAATATACACAAAAAATAAGTCTAAAATAAACTGTACTTTATTAAGTGTAAAAGGCGGAATAGTTTTAAAAGATAAAAAAAGCGGTGAAATATATCTTGGAGTTGGGGTAGATAAAATAATACTTCCTAAAATGATAGAAGGATTAAGATTAAAACCAGCATTAATCTGGGATATTGAAGAGGGAACTTCTAGTAATGAATTAGAAGTATCTTATTTGACAAAGGGAATAAAATGGGAAGCAAATTATGTTATAAATTTAGAAAATAAGAGACTAAATTTAATTGGATGGGTAAATATAAATAATAATTCTGGAAAAGATTATAAAAATACAAAATTAAAATTAATAGCAGGAGATGTAAATAGAGCTAATAATAATGAAGGGTTATTTTTAATGAAAAGAAGTATGCTTGCTTCAAATTCTCCAAAAGACAATTTTAAAGAAAAAAGTTTTTTTGATTATCATATGTATACTTTAAATAGAAATTTGAATGTAAAAAACAATCAATCAAAACAAATAAAATTTATAAGTGGAAATAATATTAAATATAAAAAATATTATTCATATAGTAATACAAATAAAGAGACAAAAGTTATAGTTTCATTTGAGAATAGTAAAAATAATGGATTGGGAATAGCATTTCCAAAAGGGAAAATAAAGATATATAAAAAAGATTTAGAAGATAATAGCAGTGAATTTGTTGGAGAAGATAGAATAAATCACACTCCAAAAGATGAAAATATAAAAGTTGTAGCAGGAAAAGTCTTTGATGTTAAGGTTGAATATAAAGAGATTAATTATAAAAAGATATCTAAAAGAATATATGAAAAAACTATAAAATATACAATAAAAAATCATAAAAATGAAAAAATAAAAATAAATATAGAGCATAGTTTGTATGGCGATTGGGAAATGTTGAATTCTAATACAAAGTATGTTAAAGATAGTATTAAAAAAATTATTTTTCCAATAGATATAAATAGAGACTCTACTTATGTTTTGAAATTTACTTATAGGGTGAAAAGGTAG
- a CDS encoding class I SAM-dependent methyltransferase: MKIIEMKEKKKIDKIKNHFEEEAKEFDGIILKLIPFYKEMLEALILSIPFEKNSEIEVIDLGCGTGNILDKVKKQFPNAKLTAVDLSKNMIEMTKIKLEKYNDVDYYVGDFYNFEFLKKYDVILSSLALHHLVTDEDKKIFYNKIYNALSQNGVFYNADVVLGSNYKVQDVYMNKWIEFMKKSCSIDEIENIWLEKYQEEDSPTTLINHLNWLEEIGFKDIDVIWKYYNYSVYGGKK; the protein is encoded by the coding sequence ATGAAGATAATTGAAATGAAAGAAAAAAAGAAAATTGACAAAATAAAAAATCATTTTGAAGAAGAGGCTAAAGAGTTTGATGGAATAATACTGAAATTGATTCCATTTTATAAAGAAATGCTTGAAGCATTAATTTTATCTATACCTTTTGAGAAAAATAGTGAAATAGAGGTTATAGATTTAGGATGCGGAACAGGTAATATACTTGATAAAGTAAAAAAACAATTTCCTAATGCTAAATTAACTGCGGTTGATTTGTCTAAAAATATGATAGAGATGACTAAAATCAAGTTGGAAAAATATAATGATGTCGATTATTATGTTGGAGACTTCTATAATTTCGAATTTTTAAAAAAATATGATGTTATATTATCTTCACTAGCATTACATCATTTGGTAACAGACGAGGATAAAAAAATATTTTATAACAAAATCTATAATGCTTTATCTCAAAATGGAGTGTTTTATAATGCAGATGTAGTTTTAGGTTCTAATTATAAAGTTCAAGATGTTTATATGAATAAATGGATAGAATTTATGAAAAAAAGTTGTTCGATTGATGAGATAGAAAATATTTGGTTAGAAAAATATCAAGAAGAAGATAGCCCAACTACATTGATAAATCATTTGAATTGGCTTGAAGAAATAGGGTTTAAAGATATTGATGTAATATGGAAATATTATAATTACTCTGTTTATGGTGGAAAAAAATAG
- a CDS encoding ArsR/SmtB family transcription factor, which translates to MKEEIITKMFKALGHPLRYKIVKLLSEEPKCVCEIEPELDFSKPNLSQHLKILKEAGIIIGKKRGLNIYYRIKNSEMKRIIKLGENFYAEYIKDLKGEEE; encoded by the coding sequence ATGAAAGAAGAGATAATTACAAAAATGTTTAAAGCTTTGGGGCATCCACTTAGATATAAAATTGTAAAGTTATTATCAGAAGAGCCTAAATGTGTATGTGAAATAGAACCAGAATTAGATTTTAGTAAACCTAATTTATCACAACATTTAAAGATATTAAAAGAGGCAGGAATAATTATTGGGAAAAAAAGAGGATTAAATATATATTATAGAATAAAAAATTCAGAAATGAAAAGAATTATAAAATTAGGTGAAAATTTTTATGCAGAATATATAAAAGATTTAAAAGGAGAAGAGGAATGA